One segment of Palaemon carinicauda isolate YSFRI2023 chromosome 35, ASM3689809v2, whole genome shotgun sequence DNA contains the following:
- the LOC137627710 gene encoding protein mono-ADP-ribosyltransferase PARP12-like, with protein MGDCYHDDTDNHETSRRKEELEQYIFSMKDMLRQLNEVQEDVQPQTGYLYGPHVENREPRGRSRGRARGRWVDNRGRGGGPIGGYRINNPIGDFRRERPTQVCFQDHLENLEVQWSPGEQGYQIQSEDPDRGWNLKSDFRPNRGYRGRKDSPGQIYRNPSPGLIPYDINQYRTEHKGVQRYRGRRDSTGKRYTNQSPEFTPHDTNQYQAEHKDVQDDRIKEHITRHNPINAIRPQFLAETLATYQNFACSILQLLEQRNVHPPAVRGIVQKFPYIFVINAEEIALRPNIQLCQGHNNREGCQNPESCGGLHICERYIFDTCYEKGCIFGHRWRTGHNDPVLRKFLIERLPFPTLRQLVQFAQGPPPNSLSSLDICNNYNGEGCNFRNCSSLHICRSFVTELTRCNISNCQLNHNLFSSDCHQLLQKHGIATNEAPRDILVALLNINPSLKSNKICSSNVQSEDSNDNGEDKYNAIKKVVKENKTKSNSEQSKVNNKRSKNSKTKESIDSSDLEKDFSENIEADTENEENKTKLCTSEINKQRASLKRDSFRNESKSAPLKPEIRKTLWSHYLQGDVLVPEICYNSVESSCHNEGTNCQRLHATKHFHWQVKQQDSFWMNLRPDQVTCLEYAFCDPDKSNIKLPRLDPATLDYSVSGLFILMGRESWQADFKSMTISNTNKTKTLNIRRLITEHLEGQTIKSSSYVWYFLDKNNKWVKYGDADTTGASHLVSNITSDDIEKEYLQDPKTSMSFMNSKFTYLLDFKTMTQMNTTTRAIRKIVRRPYPHLQDHEREEKNEKTVVDLPISWEQMQAGMRVMLVTLAPSSTEYLKVVSLLKGRISASNILKVQRVQNPYLWRAFQNKVKEMIAVYKDESKVNVSQLFHGAPYDVVHNICSENFDWRLHGTKSGQSFGRGSYFAVNADYSYKYASPNSNNIRCMFVARVAMGAVTQGNSRMIRPPLNPLTLVLFDSTVDNVTKPTIIVKYDKQEYYPEYLLTLS; from the exons ATGGGTGATTGCTATCATGATGATACAGACAACCATGAAACCAGTCGCCGGAAGGAGGAGCTGGAACAATACATCTTTTCCATGAAGGATATGTTGAGACAAT TAAATGAAGTTCAAGAGGATGTACAGCCACAGACTGGTTATCTTTATGGTCCACATGTAGAGAATAGAGAACCAAGGGGAAGAAGTAGAGGAAGGGCCAGAGGAAGATGGGTTGACAACAGAGGAAGAGGTGGTGGACCTATAGGAGGATATAGAATCAATAATCCA ATTGGAGATTTTAGAAGAGAAAGGCCAACGCAAGTATGCTTTCAGGATCATTTAGAAAATTTAGAAGTTCAATGGAGTCCAGGAGAACAAGGGTATCAAATTCAATCCGAAGACCCAGATAGAGGGTGGAATTTGAAAAGCGACTTTCGTCCAAATCGAGGGTATAGAGGTAGGAAAGATTCACCAGGTCAAATATATAGAAATCCATCTCCAGGATTAATTCCTTATGATATAAATCAATACCGGACAGAGCACAAAGGTGTTCAAAGATATAGAGGCAGAAGAGACTCAACAGGAAAAAGATACACAAATCAATCTCCAGAATTTACTCCTCATGATACAAATCAATATCAGGCAGAGCACAAAGATGTTCAAGATGACAGAATTAAAGAGCACATCACAAGGCATAATCCGATTAATGCCATCAGGCCCCAGTTTTTAGCTGAGACCCTAGCTACTTATCAGAATTTTGCTTGTAGTATTCTGCAACTTCTAGAGCAGAGGAATGTGCATCCACCAGCCGTAAGAGGGATTGTTCAAAAGTTCCcttatatatttgtaataaatgctgaggaAATTGCTCTAAGACCAAATATTCAATTATGTCAAGGCCATAATAACCGTGAAGGGTGTCAAAATCCAGAATCTTGTGGAGGTTTACATATTTGTGAAAGGTATATCTTCGATACATGTTATGAAAAGGGTTGTATTTTTGGACATCGATGGCGTACAGGCCACAATGACCCTGTGTTACGTAAATTCTTGATAGAGAGACTTCCTTTTCCAACATTGCGGCAACTTGTACAATTTGCTCAAGGCCCACCCCCTAATTCCCTTAGCTCTCTTGATATCTGCAACAACTATAATGGAGAAGGATGTAATTTCAGGAACTGTTCTTCTTTGCATATATGTCGCAGCTTTGTAACTGAACTCACACGCTGTAACATCTCAAATTGCCAACTTAACCATAACCTTTTTAGTTCTGACTGTCATCAATTGTTACAGAAACATGGAATAGCAACCAATGAAGCCCCTAGAGATATACTTGTAGCACTGCTTAACATTAATCCCTCTCTTAAAAGCAACAAAATATGCTCATCTAATGTACAAAGTGAAGATTCTAATGACAATGGAGAGGATAAATATAATGCTATAAAAAAGGTtgtcaaagaaaataaaacaaagtcaaaTTCAGAACAGTCAAAGGTTaacaataaaagatcaaagaatAGCAAAACAAAAGAAAGTATAGATTCTTCAGATCTAGAGAAAGATTTCTCAGAAAATATTGAAGCTGACACTGAAAAtgaggaaaacaaaacaaaactgtgTACTTCGGAAATAAACAAACAGAGAGCTTCATTAAAAAGAGATTCTTTTCGAAATGAAAGCAAATCTGCCCCCTTAAAACCTGAAATTCGTAAAACTTTGTGGTCCCATTACCTTCAAGGTGATGTTCTTGTTCCTGAAATATGTTATAACTCTGTAGAAAGCAGCTGTCACAATGAAGGGACCAACTGTCAGCGCCTGCATGCCACAAAGCATTTCCATTGGCAAGTAAAACAGCAAGATTCTTTTTGGATGAACCTACGACCAGATCAAGTTACTTGTTTAGAATATGCATTCTGTGATCCTGACAAATCAAATATAAAGTTGCCTCGTCTTGACCCAGCCACTTTAGATTACTCAGTTAGTGGCTTATTTATCCTTATGGGTCGTGAAAGCTGGCAAGCAGATTTTAAGTCAATGACTATAAgtaacaccaacaaaacaaaaacCCTCAATATTCGCAGGCTGATAACTGAGCATCTTGAAGGACAGACAATAAAATCGTCGTCGTATGTGTGGTactttttagataaaaataataaatgggtTAAGTACGGTGATGCTGATACTACTGGTGCCTCTCATCTAGTTAGTAACATAACTTCAGATGACATTGaaaaagaatatttacaagatCCAAAAACATCAATGTCTTTTATGAACTCAAAATTTACTTACTTGCTTGATTTTAAGACAATGACACAAATGAACACCACTACTCGTGCAATACGGAAGATAGTGCGAAGACCATATCCTCATCTTCAAGATCACGAAAGGGAAGAGAAGAATGAGAAGACAGTAGTTGATTTGCCAATATCATGGGAACAAATGCAAGCAGGAATGCGTGTGATGTTAGTCACATTGGCGCCATCTTCCACTGAATATTTAAAAGTAGTTAGTCTTCTGAAAGGAAGAATCTCAGCCTCAAACATTCTTAAAGTTCAGAGGGTTCAGAATCCTTACCTCTGGAGAGCATTCCagaacaaagtaaaagaaatgatAGCAGTGTACAAAGATGAGTCCAAAGTCAATGTTTCTCAATTGTTTCATGGAGCACCATATGACGTTGTCCATAACATTTGCTCTGAAAATTTTGACTGGAGACTTCATGGCACAAAGTCAGGTCAAAGCTTTGGCCGTGGATCTTATTTTGCTGTCAATGCAGATTACTCATATAAATATGCCAGTCCCAATAGCAACAACATAAGATGCATGTTTGTTGCCCGTGTAGCTATGGGAGCTGTAACCCAGGGTAATTCGCGTATGATCCGACCCCCACTAAATCCACTGACTTTAGTTCTTTTTGATTCTACCGTAGATAATGTAACCAAGCCAACTATCATTGTAAAGTATGACAAACAGGAATACTATCCCGAATATCTTTTAACTCTGTCTTAA